Part of the Pseudomonadota bacterium genome, TTCGCATTCCCTCGGGCTCCATGATGCCAACGCTCTTGATCGGAGATTATATTCTCGTCAACAAGTATGTTTATGGTTTTAGGCTCCCGGTGCTCAATACGAAAGTCATACAATTGGGCGCGCCCGAACGCGGTGATGTCGTCGTATTTCGATACCCGGAAGACCCCTCGACTCCGTTTATCAAACGCGTGGTAGGTTTGCCTGGAGACCGCATTGCTTACCACGGCAAGGCGTTGTGGATTAACGACGAACGGATTTCGCAAACGCGGTTGGGTTTATATGAGGGCGTAGGCGCTGGTACTTCGATGACCGGGGCGGCTTTAATCGACGAAGATCTCTATGATATCAAGCATGCTATTCTCGTCGAACCCGAGCGGCCATCATTGAAGACCGAGACGGTGGTGCCCGATGGCCATTATTTCGTGA contains:
- the lepB gene encoding signal peptidase I, whose translation is MNVDFSLVMVVLVFVSGLIWLADAVFFAPRRDPAAKLPFMVDYARSLFPIFLIVLLLRSFLVEPFRIPSGSMMPTLLIGDYILVNKYVYGFRLPVLNTKVIQLGAPERGDVVVFRYPEDPSTPFIKRVVGLPGDRIAYHGKALWINDERISQTRLGLYEGVGAGTSMTGAALIDEDLYDIKHAILVEPERPSLKTETVVPDGHYFVMGDNRDNSKDSRYWGTVPDDHLIGKAFMIWMNWDSQNGGIDWQRLGRSIR